A window of the Pseudomonas furukawaii genome harbors these coding sequences:
- a CDS encoding group II truncated hemoglobin, translating into MNPSPPFGTGDASYQAAGGIDGLRRLVDDFYRLMDELPEAADLRRLHPESLEQSRDKLACFLSGWLGGPRLFSEKYGSISIPSFHAQWPVDEALSEAWLGCMARAIALQPFSPDFAEYLLAQLRVPAQRVVQASRARHGL; encoded by the coding sequence ATGAACCCATCCCCTCCCTTCGGCACCGGCGATGCCTCCTACCAGGCCGCCGGCGGCATCGATGGCCTGCGCCGCCTGGTGGACGACTTCTACCGGCTCATGGACGAGCTGCCCGAGGCCGCCGACCTGCGTCGCCTGCACCCGGAAAGCCTGGAGCAGTCCCGGGACAAGCTGGCCTGCTTCCTCAGCGGCTGGCTGGGCGGCCCCCGGCTGTTCAGCGAGAAGTACGGCTCCATCTCCATCCCGTCCTTCCACGCCCAATGGCCGGTGGACGAGGCCCTCAGCGAGGCTTGGCTGGGCTGCATGGCCCGGGCCATCGCCCTGCAACCCTTCTCCCCCGACTTCGCCGAGTACCTGCTGGCGCAGCTGCGGGTGCCCGCCCAGCGGGTGGTGCAGGCCAGCCGGGCGCGGCACGGGCTCTAA
- a CDS encoding BRO-N domain-containing protein — protein sequence MHDAYVPTHFVRHNRPLRGVLIDNQPWFSAYDFARLLGLHHPQALHRRLRPFDTRRVNFMNASGGVEAVQVISEAGLYKALVRFGHPECQGLEEWLSREAIPLLRDRHDDDCCHPRRIVLSWQSQRLLLLDWQGELWMPWIEVPRYMHAEAAGLDYPLAKV from the coding sequence ATGCACGATGCTTATGTCCCCACACACTTCGTTCGTCACAACCGTCCCCTGCGGGGCGTGCTGATCGATAACCAGCCCTGGTTCAGCGCCTACGACTTCGCCCGCCTGCTGGGGCTGCACCATCCCCAGGCCCTGCACCGCCGACTGAGGCCCTTCGATACCCGGCGGGTGAACTTCATGAACGCCTCAGGCGGCGTGGAGGCCGTGCAGGTCATCAGCGAGGCGGGCCTGTACAAGGCGCTGGTGCGCTTCGGCCATCCCGAGTGCCAGGGGCTTGAGGAATGGTTGAGCCGCGAGGCGATTCCGCTGCTCCGTGACCGCCATGACGACGACTGCTGCCATCCGCGCCGGATAGTGCTGAGCTGGCAATCCCAGCGGCTCCTGCTGCTGGACTGGCAGGGGGAACTCTGGATGCCCTGGATCGAGGTGCCCCGTTACATGCACGCCGAGGCCGCCGGCCTCGATTACCCCCTCGCGAAGGTTTAG
- a CDS encoding MarR family winged helix-turn-helix transcriptional regulator gives MAAFEESIGFLLADVSRLMRRSFEQKITGSDLTLSQARALARVARQEGCRQVELAEQLEIKPITLARLLDQLERSELVERRPDPEDRRAHRVYLRDDAERALGDIRAADARLHAEALQGLDQDEVDALASALRKLRANLSSR, from the coding sequence ATGGCCGCCTTCGAAGAAAGCATCGGCTTTCTGCTGGCCGACGTATCGCGCCTCATGCGTCGCTCGTTCGAGCAGAAGATCACCGGCAGCGACCTGACCCTCAGCCAGGCCCGTGCCCTGGCGCGGGTGGCGCGTCAGGAGGGCTGTCGGCAGGTGGAACTGGCCGAGCAACTGGAGATCAAGCCCATCACCCTCGCCCGCCTGCTGGACCAGCTGGAGCGTAGCGAACTGGTGGAGCGCCGCCCCGACCCGGAGGACCGTCGCGCGCATCGCGTCTATCTGCGTGACGACGCGGAAAGGGCCCTGGGCGATATCCGGGCGGCGGATGCCCGGCTCCATGCGGAAGCCCTTCAGGGGCTGGACCAGGACGAGGTGGACGCACTGGCGAGCGCCTTGCGCAAGCTGCGCGCGAACCTGTCATCCCGTTGA
- a CDS encoding class I SAM-dependent methyltransferase, which translates to MSSETDFSVLKTRQQAAWASGDYAVIGTTLQLVGELLAEACDIRYGESVLDVAAGNGNATLAAARRGGRVTSTDYVPALLERGQERARAEHLQVEFHVADAENLPFADASFDLVLSTFGVMFTPDQEKAAAELARVCRPGGRIGLANWTPEGFIGQVFKTLGRHLPPPPGVRPPSLWGTESHLRALFGDSAAEIVTTPRLFNFRYQSAEHFLEVFRTWYGPIHKAFAALPAESAQALENDLIELIERLNRAGPDSLILPSEYLEVVITRA; encoded by the coding sequence ATGTCCAGCGAAACCGATTTCAGTGTCCTCAAGACCCGCCAGCAGGCCGCCTGGGCCAGCGGCGACTACGCCGTCATCGGCACCACCCTGCAACTGGTGGGCGAACTGCTCGCCGAAGCCTGCGACATCCGTTATGGCGAGTCCGTGCTCGACGTCGCCGCTGGCAATGGCAACGCCACCCTCGCCGCCGCCCGCCGGGGTGGCCGCGTCACCTCCACCGACTATGTGCCGGCGCTGCTGGAGCGCGGCCAGGAGCGCGCCCGTGCCGAGCACCTGCAGGTGGAGTTCCATGTCGCCGATGCCGAAAACCTGCCTTTCGCCGACGCCAGCTTCGACCTGGTGCTGTCCACCTTCGGCGTGATGTTCACCCCGGACCAGGAGAAGGCCGCCGCCGAACTGGCGCGGGTCTGCCGCCCGGGTGGCCGCATCGGCCTGGCCAACTGGACCCCGGAGGGCTTCATCGGCCAGGTGTTCAAGACACTCGGCCGGCACCTGCCGCCGCCACCCGGCGTGCGTCCGCCGTCGCTCTGGGGCACGGAGAGCCACCTGCGGGCGCTCTTCGGCGACAGCGCGGCGGAGATCGTCACCACGCCCCGGCTGTTCAACTTCCGCTACCAGTCGGCTGAGCATTTCCTCGAAGTCTTCCGCACCTGGTACGGCCCGATCCACAAGGCCTTCGCCGCCCTGCCCGCCGAATCCGCCCAGGCGCTGGAGAACGACCTGATCGAGTTGATCGAACGCCTGAATCGTGCCGGGCCGGATTCACTGATCCTGCCCAGCGAGTACCTGGAAGTGGTGATTACCCGCGCCTGA
- a CDS encoding SDR family NAD(P)-dependent oxidoreductase produces the protein MLDSFPAGYRALVIGSSGAIGGALLDALRADPDCAVAIGLNRRSDPMIDFDQEDSIGVAARQLSASGPFQLIVNAAGVLHSERFMPEKKLGDLAYEQLLATFRANAFGPALVLRHFAPLLDRKRSVLALLSAKVGSIGDNRLGGWYSYRASKAALNMLVKTAAIELARTRPNTCVVALHPGTVDSGLSRPFSGARIGRPAADAAADLLEVIDRLEASASGGFFSYNGEALPW, from the coding sequence ATGCTGGACTCCTTTCCCGCCGGTTACCGCGCGCTGGTAATCGGCTCCTCCGGCGCCATTGGGGGTGCCCTGCTCGATGCCCTGCGGGCCGACCCGGACTGCGCCGTGGCCATTGGCCTGAATCGTCGCAGCGATCCGATGATCGACTTCGACCAGGAGGACAGCATCGGCGTGGCCGCCCGGCAACTGAGCGCGTCGGGGCCCTTCCAGCTCATCGTCAACGCCGCGGGGGTTCTCCACAGCGAGCGCTTCATGCCGGAGAAGAAACTGGGCGATCTGGCCTACGAACAGCTCCTGGCCACCTTCCGCGCCAATGCGTTCGGGCCGGCGCTGGTGCTGCGGCATTTCGCGCCGCTGCTGGACCGCAAGCGCTCGGTGCTGGCCCTGCTCTCGGCCAAGGTCGGCAGCATCGGCGACAACCGCCTGGGCGGCTGGTACAGCTACCGGGCGTCCAAGGCGGCGTTGAACATGCTGGTGAAAACCGCCGCCATCGAGCTGGCCCGCACGCGCCCCAACACCTGTGTCGTGGCCCTGCATCCCGGCACCGTCGATTCCGGCTTGTCCCGGCCCTTCTCCGGCGCACGGATCGGCCGCCCGGCCGCCGATGCGGCCGCCGACCTGCTGGAGGTCATCGACCGTCTGGAGGCCTCCGCCAGTGGCGGCTTCTTCAGCTACAACGGCGAAGCGCTGCCATGGTGA
- a CDS encoding cryptochrome/photolyase family protein: MVKRLALVLGDQLSFNLASLRSLDPERDPVLMAEVMAEASYVPHHPQKIALIFAAMRHFAEALRGRGWTVHYVRLDDPDNSGTLPGELRRWSERLDVGEIHLTECGEYRVERALAESGLPIVWYDDDRFLCSRRDFARWAGGRRQLRMELFYREMRRRTGLLMEPDGTPAGGDWNYDEENRKPLPRKVKAPMPPHFPADALTREVLDLVQARFSHHYGTLSAFDYPVTFEAADALWRHFLDFGLAAFGDYQDAMASGEPFLFHARISAALNIGLLDLRQLCADVESAWRRGEVPLNAAEGFIRQLIGWREYVRGIYWLQMPDYAERNAFGNSRRLPEFYWTGDTRMNCMRQAIGQTLEHAYAHHIQRLMVTGNFALLAGILPKDICDWYLAVYMDAFDWVELPNTLGMVMHADGGYLGSKPYCASGQYIKRMSDYCGDCHYKVSESTSERACPFNALYWHFLMRHRPQLRGNHRLGMVYRNLERMDEARQQALWQRGETLLARLDAGEAL; the protein is encoded by the coding sequence ATGGTGAAGCGCCTCGCCCTGGTGCTGGGGGACCAGCTGTCATTCAACCTGGCCAGCCTGCGCTCGCTCGATCCTGAGCGTGACCCGGTGCTGATGGCGGAGGTGATGGCGGAAGCCAGCTACGTGCCGCATCACCCGCAGAAGATCGCCCTGATCTTCGCCGCCATGCGGCATTTCGCCGAGGCGCTGCGGGGGCGCGGCTGGACGGTGCATTACGTGCGCCTGGACGACCCGGACAACAGCGGCACGCTGCCCGGCGAACTGCGTCGCTGGAGCGAGCGCCTGGACGTCGGCGAAATCCACCTCACCGAGTGCGGCGAATACCGTGTGGAGCGGGCCCTGGCGGAGAGCGGCCTGCCCATCGTCTGGTACGACGATGATCGTTTCCTGTGCAGCCGCCGCGACTTCGCGCGCTGGGCCGGTGGCCGCCGCCAGCTGCGCATGGAGCTGTTCTATCGGGAGATGCGCCGGCGCACCGGCCTGCTCATGGAGCCTGACGGCACGCCCGCCGGTGGGGACTGGAACTATGACGAGGAGAATCGCAAGCCGCTGCCGCGCAAGGTGAAGGCGCCGATGCCGCCGCACTTCCCGGCCGACGCCCTTACGCGCGAGGTGCTGGACCTGGTCCAGGCCCGCTTCTCCCATCACTACGGCACCCTCAGCGCCTTCGACTACCCGGTGACCTTTGAAGCGGCGGACGCGCTCTGGCGGCACTTCCTCGACTTCGGCCTGGCGGCCTTCGGGGACTATCAGGACGCCATGGCCAGCGGCGAGCCCTTCCTCTTCCACGCCCGCATCAGCGCGGCCCTGAACATCGGCCTGCTGGACCTGCGCCAGCTCTGCGCCGATGTCGAGAGCGCCTGGCGCCGGGGCGAGGTGCCACTGAACGCGGCGGAAGGCTTCATTCGGCAACTCATCGGTTGGCGCGAGTACGTGCGGGGCATCTACTGGCTGCAGATGCCGGACTACGCCGAGCGCAACGCCTTCGGCAACAGCCGGCGCCTGCCGGAGTTCTACTGGACCGGCGACACCCGCATGAACTGCATGCGCCAGGCGATCGGCCAGACCCTGGAGCATGCCTATGCCCACCACATCCAGCGGCTGATGGTGACCGGCAACTTCGCCCTGCTGGCGGGCATCCTGCCCAAGGACATCTGCGACTGGTACCTGGCGGTGTACATGGACGCCTTCGACTGGGTCGAACTGCCCAACACCCTGGGCATGGTGATGCACGCCGACGGCGGGTACCTGGGCTCCAAGCCCTATTGCGCCAGCGGCCAGTACATCAAGCGGATGTCCGACTACTGCGGCGACTGCCACTACAAGGTCAGCGAGAGCACCAGCGAGCGTGCCTGCCCCTTCAATGCGCTCTACTGGCACTTCCTCATGCGCCACCGCCCGCAACTGCGCGGCAACCATCGCCTGGGCATGGTCTATCGAAATCTGGAGCGCATGGATGAAGCCAGGCAACAGGCGCTTTGGCAGCGGGGTGAGACATTGCTCGCCCGGCTCGACGCGGGTGAGGCCCTGTGA
- a CDS encoding DUF2256 domain-containing protein: MKKSELPQKLCATCGLPFTWRKKWARCWHEVRHCSERCRRRRSRGAARDSVR, from the coding sequence GTGAAGAAATCCGAGCTGCCGCAGAAGTTGTGCGCCACCTGCGGCCTGCCCTTCACCTGGAGGAAGAAGTGGGCCCGCTGCTGGCACGAGGTGCGCCACTGCTCGGAGCGCTGCCGCCGTCGGCGATCCCGAGGAGCGGCCCGTGATTCCGTCCGATAA
- the aroQ gene encoding type II 3-dehydroquinate dehydratase — MTRTVLVLNGPNLNMLGTREPATYGHETLADIADQCVRTAAGLGFEVDFRQTNHEGELIDWIHQARGRCAGILINPAAWTHTSVALRDALVAAELPVIEVHLSNVHKREAFRHHSFVSAIAVGVICGLGSQGYSLALQHFGQLFSKG, encoded by the coding sequence ATGACCCGCACCGTCCTGGTGCTCAACGGCCCGAACCTCAACATGCTCGGCACCCGTGAGCCCGCCACCTATGGCCATGAAACCCTCGCCGATATCGCCGACCAGTGCGTTCGCACCGCCGCCGGCCTCGGCTTCGAGGTGGATTTCCGCCAGACCAACCATGAAGGCGAACTGATCGACTGGATCCACCAGGCCCGCGGCCGCTGCGCCGGCATCCTGATCAATCCCGCCGCCTGGACCCACACCTCCGTCGCCCTCCGCGACGCCCTGGTGGCCGCCGAACTGCCGGTCATCGAAGTGCACCTGTCCAACGTCCACAAGCGCGAGGCGTTCCGTCACCACTCCTTCGTCTCCGCCATCGCCGTCGGCGTCATCTGCGGTCTTGGCAGCCAGGGCTACAGCCTGGCCCTCCAGCACTTCGGCCAACTGTTCAGCAAGGGGTGA
- a CDS encoding shikimate dehydrogenase, with the protein MSNHQNSVLAGLIGSGIQASRTPTLHEREGDAQGLRYLYRLIDLDALALDSTALPDLLSGAERMGFTGLNITFPCKQAIIPLLDELSPEAAGIGAVNTVVLKDGKRVGHNTDCLGFGEGFRRGLPDVQRRQVVQMGAGGAGSAVAHALLAEGVERLTLFEVDAARGQALVDNLNQHFGAGRAALGTDLANAMAEADGLVNTTPIGMAKLPGSPVPAELLRADLWVAEIIYFPLETELLRDARAIGCRTLDGSTMAVFQAVKAFELFSGRNADAQRMMEHFASMNA; encoded by the coding sequence ATGTCCAACCACCAGAATTCCGTGCTGGCGGGCCTCATCGGCTCCGGCATCCAGGCCTCCCGTACCCCGACCCTGCACGAGCGTGAAGGCGACGCCCAGGGGCTGCGCTATCTCTATCGGCTGATCGACCTGGACGCCCTCGCGCTCGACAGCACCGCCCTCCCCGACCTGCTGAGCGGCGCCGAGCGGATGGGGTTCACCGGCCTCAACATCACCTTCCCCTGCAAGCAGGCGATCATTCCGCTGCTGGATGAACTGTCCCCCGAGGCCGCCGGTATCGGCGCGGTGAACACCGTGGTGCTGAAGGACGGCAAGCGCGTCGGCCACAACACCGATTGCCTGGGCTTTGGCGAAGGCTTCCGCCGTGGCCTGCCGGATGTCCAGCGTCGCCAGGTGGTGCAGATGGGCGCCGGCGGCGCCGGCTCAGCCGTGGCCCACGCGCTGCTGGCCGAAGGCGTCGAGCGCCTGACCCTGTTCGAGGTGGACGCCGCCCGTGGCCAGGCGTTGGTGGACAACCTCAACCAGCACTTCGGCGCCGGCCGCGCCGCGCTGGGCACCGACCTGGCCAACGCCATGGCCGAAGCCGACGGCCTGGTGAACACCACGCCCATCGGGATGGCCAAGCTGCCGGGCAGCCCGGTGCCGGCGGAACTGCTGCGAGCCGACCTCTGGGTGGCGGAGATCATCTACTTCCCGCTGGAAACCGAGTTGCTGCGCGATGCCCGCGCCATCGGTTGCCGCACCCTGGACGGCAGCACCATGGCGGTGTTCCAGGCGGTGAAGGCTTTCGAGCTCTTCAGCGGGCGAAACGCCGATGCCCAGCGCATGATGGAACACTTCGCCAGCATGAACGCCTGA